A DNA window from Coffea arabica cultivar ET-39 chromosome 6c, Coffea Arabica ET-39 HiFi, whole genome shotgun sequence contains the following coding sequences:
- the LOC113692196 gene encoding transcription factor SCREAM2-like isoform X1: MSGSSERKKAALHGKLQQLRSVTNSTAVNTASIIVDASRYIKELKERVEKKYQDVAATSQISSGDPNALPAVTVETLEKGFQINVFSEKNCPGLLVSILEAFEELGLEVLDAKVSCSDNFRLEAVSENEGQEDNIDAQVVKQAVLQAIRNWSASSYEQE; the protein is encoded by the exons atgaGTGGCTCCAGCGAACGAAAGAAAGCAGCCTTACATGGAAAGTTGCAGCAACTTCGTTCTGTAACTAACTCCACCGCG GTGAATACAGCATCCATCATAGTTGATGCTTCGAGGTACATAAAAGAGTTGAAGGAAAGAGTAGAAAAGAAATATCAAGATGTTGCAGCAACTTCACAAATATCATCAGGTGACCCAAACGCATTACCCGCG GTAACCGTGGAAACCCTAGAAAAGGGATTTCAGATTAACGTGTTTTCAGAAAAGAACTGCCCTGGCCTGCTGGTATCCATTCTGGAAGCCTTCGAGGAGCTAGGTCTGGAAGTATTGGATGCTAAGGTTTCTTGCTCGGATAATTTCCGCCTCGAGGCCGTTagtgaa AACGAAGGGCAAGAGGATAACATAGATGCCCAGGTGGTTAAACAGGCAGTGTTACAGGCCATCAGGAACTGGAGCGCAAGTAGTTATGAACAAGAATAA
- the LOC113692196 gene encoding transcription factor bHLH61-like isoform X2 — protein MSGSSERKKAALHGKLQQLRSVTNSTAVNTASIIVDASRYIKELKERVEKKYQDVAATSQISSGDPNALPAVTVETLEKGFQINVFSEKNCPGLLVSILEAFEELGLEVLDAKVSCSDNFRLEAVSEL, from the exons atgaGTGGCTCCAGCGAACGAAAGAAAGCAGCCTTACATGGAAAGTTGCAGCAACTTCGTTCTGTAACTAACTCCACCGCG GTGAATACAGCATCCATCATAGTTGATGCTTCGAGGTACATAAAAGAGTTGAAGGAAAGAGTAGAAAAGAAATATCAAGATGTTGCAGCAACTTCACAAATATCATCAGGTGACCCAAACGCATTACCCGCG GTAACCGTGGAAACCCTAGAAAAGGGATTTCAGATTAACGTGTTTTCAGAAAAGAACTGCCCTGGCCTGCTGGTATCCATTCTGGAAGCCTTCGAGGAGCTAGGTCTGGAAGTATTGGATGCTAAGGTTTCTTGCTCGGATAATTTCCGCCTCGAGGCCGTTagtgaa CTGTGA